A single window of Sphingobacterium sp. ML3W DNA harbors:
- a CDS encoding OsmC family protein, which translates to MNDHEILVTIGTVPYTTTITQKSNTVIADEPQELGGQDEGFNPPALLLSSLGSCKAMTIKMYADRKKWNLEEVCIKLSYETLKSELQQNTYIQCHISFKGDLDQVQKERLLQIADKCPIHKIMSNPIIISSNLI; encoded by the coding sequence ATGAATGATCATGAAATCTTAGTGACAATTGGCACTGTACCCTATACCACAACCATTACACAAAAAAGCAATACAGTTATTGCTGACGAACCGCAAGAACTGGGTGGTCAGGATGAAGGATTCAATCCACCTGCCCTATTGCTTTCCTCATTAGGTTCCTGCAAAGCGATGACTATCAAAATGTACGCGGATCGCAAAAAGTGGAATTTAGAAGAAGTATGTATTAAACTTTCCTATGAAACTTTAAAAAGCGAATTACAACAAAATACCTACATACAATGTCATATCTCTTTCAAAGGAGACCTAGACCAGGTTCAGAAAGAACGGTTACTTCAAATAGCAGACAAATGCCCTATTCACAAGATTATGTCTAATCCAATCATCATTTCTTCCAATTTAATCTAA